In one Bacillus sp. PK3_68 genomic region, the following are encoded:
- a CDS encoding patatin family protein, whose translation MHTKTGLVLEGGGMRGVYTAGVLDFFLENKIEFPYVIGVSAGACNAASYISKQWGRNKRVNIGFIRDPKYISLRNYFRKGELFGMDYVFDIIPNQIVPFDYDEFNRSETEFVIGTTDCHTGEPVYFSRKEYKEELLMPIRASSSLPFAAPIVSFQGYELLDGGMSDPIPVRKAEEDGCSRNVIILTQHEGYMKKPSRLNFMIRRKYAAYPGVVRTLEERWRHYNRTVEYIDQLQKENKAFVIRPTQPLEVGRIERNPRKLTKLYDLGWQNAADIFNELTDWLGEEKVAKPLK comes from the coding sequence ATGCACACAAAGACAGGTCTCGTTCTAGAAGGCGGCGGCATGCGAGGAGTATATACAGCCGGTGTGCTCGACTTTTTTCTTGAGAATAAAATAGAGTTTCCCTATGTGATTGGGGTTTCAGCTGGAGCCTGTAATGCCGCGTCCTACATCTCTAAACAGTGGGGCCGAAATAAGCGGGTAAATATTGGTTTTATCCGTGATCCAAAGTATATTTCGCTGCGGAATTACTTTAGGAAAGGTGAACTATTTGGTATGGATTATGTTTTTGATATTATTCCTAACCAAATCGTGCCGTTTGACTATGATGAATTTAATCGTAGTGAAACAGAATTTGTTATTGGTACAACGGATTGTCATACAGGTGAGCCGGTGTACTTTAGCAGAAAAGAATATAAAGAAGAGTTATTAATGCCAATCAGGGCATCAAGTTCGTTACCGTTTGCTGCTCCCATTGTTTCTTTCCAAGGGTATGAGCTGCTTGATGGGGGAATGAGTGACCCTATTCCGGTCAGGAAAGCGGAAGAGGATGGCTGCAGCCGCAATGTTATTATCCTTACCCAGCATGAAGGTTATATGAAAAAACCTTCCCGCCTGAATTTTATGATAAGACGTAAGTATGCCGCCTATCCAGGAGTAGTAAGAACGCTCGAAGAAAGATGGAGACATTATAATCGGACAGTTGAGTATATTGACCAGCTTCAAAAAGAGAACAAAGCCTTTGTTATTCGTCCAACGCAGCCGCTTGAAGTCGGCCGCATCGAACGCAACCCGCGCAAATTGACAAAGTTGTACGATTTGGGCTGGCAAAATGCGGCGGATATATTTAACGAGCTGACTGATTGGCTTGGTGAAGAGAAAGTAGCAAAGCCTTTAAAATAG
- the deoD gene encoding purine-nucleoside phosphorylase — MSIHIGAKENEIAETVLLPGDPLRAKYIAETFLESPACYNEVRNMFGYTGTYKGKKISVQGTGMGVPSISIYINELMQSYNVQNLIRVGTCGAIQKDVKVRDVILAMSASTDSQMNRFTFNGVDYAPTANWELLKKAFDAGTEKGLHLKVGNVFTADMFYNDNAEHQKWADYGILAIEMETAALYTLAAKYNRKALSVLTVSDHILTGEETTAAERQSTFNEMIEVALEAAIQE; from the coding sequence ATGAGTATTCATATCGGAGCGAAAGAGAATGAAATAGCGGAAACAGTTCTTCTTCCAGGTGACCCGCTGCGGGCAAAATATATTGCAGAAACATTTTTGGAAAGTCCAGCTTGTTATAATGAAGTCAGAAATATGTTCGGGTACACAGGGACATATAAAGGGAAGAAAATTTCAGTGCAAGGAACTGGGATGGGCGTTCCCTCTATTTCCATCTACATAAACGAACTGATGCAAAGCTATAATGTTCAAAATTTAATCCGTGTCGGCACTTGCGGGGCTATCCAAAAAGACGTCAAGGTAAGAGATGTTATTTTAGCTATGAGTGCGTCTACTGATTCTCAAATGAATCGATTTACATTCAATGGAGTTGATTATGCCCCCACAGCTAATTGGGAGTTATTGAAAAAAGCATTTGATGCCGGTACCGAAAAAGGACTTCACTTAAAGGTTGGCAACGTATTTACTGCAGACATGTTCTACAACGACAATGCCGAACATCAAAAGTGGGCTGATTATGGCATCCTTGCTATCGAAATGGAAACAGCCGCTCTTTATACACTGGCGGCAAAATACAATCGAAAAGCGCTTTCTGTATTAACCGTGAGCGATCACATCTTAACAGGGGAAGAAACGACTGCTGCAGAGCGGCAATCAACATTTAATGAGATGATCGAGGTAGCCCTTGAAGCCGCTATTCAAGAGTAA
- a CDS encoding M28 family peptidase, giving the protein MYNTIALLSEQPRAAGTDGELKGANYIKSQFEKYGYETELQPFKFYEAVRNNASGILEVGGQNLKPYVVSGSYSDEVTAEMIHVGKALAGTVPNTVKGKIALIERGDIAFVEKIQNVLEKGAVGVIFYNNSGTSNAFGQTDYGQNIPVVSITRAQGLELAEQLKAGSKTAYLKVAGSGMEEKTSYNVIAKMKPHKNKDTGQVVMIGAHHDSVPGGPGANDDASGVSAVLELARVMANMPTDTELRFVTFGAEEKGLLGSYHYAGTLSDQEADRIVGHFQMDMIGSKDAGGDNKANGLIMYTIDGKKNLVTDLASAAGSRTALGESVPYGQLGRSDHQPFHELGIPAALFIHSPLEPWYHTPADTIDKIDKNKLQETAEIIGASVYQIARPDTPALEHSRVAPRPVDYDFENRPPGA; this is encoded by the coding sequence ATGTATAACACGATCGCTTTATTGTCGGAACAGCCTCGGGCGGCGGGTACTGATGGAGAGTTAAAAGGGGCAAACTACATAAAAAGCCAATTTGAAAAATATGGCTATGAGACAGAATTGCAGCCTTTTAAATTCTATGAGGCAGTCAGAAATAATGCAAGCGGAATTCTAGAAGTTGGCGGGCAAAATTTAAAGCCGTACGTGGTTTCGGGTTCTTACAGTGACGAGGTAACGGCCGAAATGATTCATGTGGGCAAAGCGCTAGCGGGCACTGTACCGAATACGGTAAAAGGAAAAATTGCCCTCATTGAGCGCGGGGATATCGCTTTCGTCGAAAAGATTCAAAATGTTTTGGAAAAAGGAGCCGTTGGGGTAATCTTTTATAACAATTCTGGCACATCTAATGCATTTGGTCAGACGGATTATGGACAGAATATTCCGGTTGTTTCTATTACCAGAGCACAAGGCTTAGAGTTGGCAGAACAATTAAAAGCAGGCTCGAAAACCGCATATCTTAAAGTAGCAGGCTCTGGCATGGAGGAGAAAACTTCTTACAATGTGATTGCTAAAATGAAGCCGCATAAAAACAAGGATACCGGACAGGTTGTAATGATTGGTGCACATCATGATTCTGTTCCAGGCGGTCCTGGTGCCAACGATGATGCCTCCGGCGTATCGGCTGTATTAGAGCTTGCCAGAGTAATGGCCAATATGCCGACTGATACCGAATTACGATTCGTTACATTTGGTGCGGAGGAAAAAGGATTGTTAGGATCTTATCATTATGCAGGTACTTTAAGTGATCAAGAAGCAGACCGAATTGTAGGGCATTTCCAAATGGACATGATCGGAAGCAAGGATGCCGGCGGTGACAACAAAGCTAACGGTTTAATCATGTATACGATTGATGGCAAGAAAAACTTAGTGACAGATCTTGCTTCAGCTGCAGGGTCAAGAACGGCTTTAGGAGAATCGGTGCCATACGGACAATTGGGACGCAGCGACCATCAGCCATTCCATGAACTTGGCATTCCAGCGGCCTTATTTATTCATTCCCCGCTGGAGCCATGGTATCATACACCGGCAGATACAATTGACAAAATTGACAAAAATAAGCTGCAGGAAACCGCTGAAATTATTGGAGCATCTGTCTACCAAATTGCCAGACCCGATACACCAGCTCTGGAGCACTCGCGGGTTGCTCCTAGGCCTGTCGATTACGATTTTGAAAACCGTCCCCCAGGTGCCTAA
- a CDS encoding diguanylate cyclase encodes MFAKVLEATQQGVAITDADEKIIYVNEGFTKITGYSFDEVKGRSPNMLQSGKHENPFYREMWMNLLTNGYWQGEICNKDKSGHTYTEWLNISNLTDGKGKTTHYVAVFSDISPLKEAENQLKEMNKQLNRLSTLDGLTGIPNRRAFDDRLSSEREKALQWNKPLSIILLDIDFFKLYNDTYGHLSGDDCLKKAAAAMERKAVEFSGFIARYGGEEFVVILTDTTLEESGIAAEEIRKSVENLKIPHLRSQISEYVTISAGLATLLPNKQGYTEEDLIDLADSALYEAKKAGRNQLKISTTIST; translated from the coding sequence CTGTTTGCAAAAGTATTGGAAGCGACACAGCAGGGGGTTGCTATTACAGATGCAGACGAGAAAATTATCTATGTTAACGAAGGGTTTACCAAAATTACCGGCTACAGCTTTGACGAAGTGAAAGGTCGGAGCCCCAATATGCTCCAATCCGGGAAACACGAGAATCCCTTCTACCGTGAAATGTGGATGAATCTGCTGACAAACGGTTATTGGCAAGGTGAGATTTGCAACAAAGACAAATCCGGCCACACTTATACTGAATGGCTAAATATAAGCAACTTAACAGATGGGAAGGGAAAAACCACCCACTATGTCGCTGTCTTCTCAGATATTTCCCCATTGAAGGAAGCAGAAAATCAATTAAAAGAGATGAACAAACAATTAAATCGTCTTTCTACTTTGGACGGTTTAACAGGCATCCCAAACCGCCGAGCATTTGATGATAGATTGTCATCTGAGCGAGAAAAAGCGCTCCAATGGAATAAGCCGCTGTCCATTATCTTGCTAGATATTGATTTCTTTAAATTATATAACGACACATATGGCCATTTAAGCGGGGATGACTGCTTAAAAAAAGCGGCTGCTGCCATGGAGCGAAAAGCTGTAGAGTTTTCTGGCTTTATAGCCCGATATGGAGGAGAAGAATTTGTCGTCATCCTTACAGATACGACACTTGAAGAAAGTGGCATAGCTGCAGAAGAAATCAGAAAAAGTGTGGAAAACTTGAAAATCCCACACCTTCGCTCGCAAATCAGTGAGTATGTGACTATTAGTGCAGGCCTGGCCACCCTTCTCCCGAACAAACAAGGTTACACAGAGGAAGATTTAATTGATCTAGCCGATAGCGCCCTATATGAAGCAAAAAAAGCCGGTAGAAATCAATTAAAAATATCAACCACCATCTCTACTTGA
- a CDS encoding LysE family translocator: protein MIAFIIMTLFVVISPGIDTALITKRTIAEGRNAGFQMAFGIAAGSFGHTLAATLGLSALLLQSAIAFNLVKWVGAIYLIYLGIVAFLPKKSTHIQEKQLIKKHKSAFKEGLFSNLLNPKVAVFFLTFLPQFVTNADRITFDLLLMGSTYALLSIIWFIVYVICLHFIREWLLAPSVQNWIEKTTGIVLVGFGVRLLFVKADVS, encoded by the coding sequence ATGATTGCTTTTATAATTATGACACTATTCGTTGTTATAAGCCCCGGGATTGATACGGCTTTAATTACGAAACGGACCATAGCAGAGGGAAGAAACGCTGGCTTCCAAATGGCATTTGGTATTGCAGCTGGTTCATTTGGTCATACACTTGCTGCTACTTTAGGATTGTCTGCTCTTTTACTGCAATCTGCCATAGCATTTAATCTCGTTAAATGGGTCGGTGCTATTTATCTGATTTACTTAGGGATTGTCGCGTTTTTACCTAAAAAAAGCACCCACATACAAGAAAAGCAGCTCATAAAAAAACATAAATCAGCTTTTAAGGAAGGGCTTTTTTCAAATTTGCTAAATCCGAAAGTAGCTGTTTTCTTTTTAACTTTTCTGCCTCAGTTTGTAACAAATGCTGATCGTATAACGTTTGATCTGTTACTAATGGGCTCTACCTATGCCCTGCTATCAATCATTTGGTTTATTGTGTATGTTATTTGTCTCCACTTTATTCGTGAGTGGTTATTAGCGCCTTCCGTACAGAATTGGATTGAGAAAACCACAGGGATAGTGTTGGTAGGGTTTGGGGTTAGGCTTTTATTTGTGAAAGCGGATGTCTCCTGA
- a CDS encoding S41 family peptidase, whose amino-acid sequence MDENKSDQPGSKHQSPYIRLKKFHFVMLVFFLVFATAAITTLALAFGGEKAAEVGMKPHPEFEKLYEAYDKLEKNYYQDVNKDKLVNGAINGMIDSLDDPYSDYMDKKEASQFHESVSSSFQGIGAEIQEEKGMIKIVSPIKGSPAEKAGLRPNDRIMSVDGKSLEGMSSSEAVLLIRGEKGTKVKLKVQRAGTKEPMEITIVRDDIPIETVYAEMKDDKIAHIQITSFSEHTAAELKDAIKKMEAKGMKSMILDVRQNPGGLLDQAIEMTNMFVPEGKVLFQVEDNQGKREKMISDNSKKESVPVVVLVDSGSASASEIFAAAMKESAGVPLIGEKTFGKGTVQTAEDFKDGSNMKFTTAKWLTPNGNWIHKKGIKPDVLVKLPDYANLSYLSPDNELKLDSLSEEVKNAEKMLEALGYHPGKVDGFFDEETAEAVKEFQKKADIKQTGVLSGDTTVQLMNDLREKIQQHDTQEEKAIEMLKKQQTNAAS is encoded by the coding sequence ATGGATGAAAACAAGTCTGACCAGCCTGGCAGCAAGCATCAATCCCCTTACATTCGGTTGAAGAAATTTCATTTTGTTATGCTTGTATTCTTCCTCGTATTCGCGACGGCGGCCATTACGACGCTCGCGCTCGCTTTTGGAGGAGAAAAGGCGGCGGAGGTCGGCATGAAGCCGCATCCGGAATTTGAAAAGCTGTATGAGGCCTATGATAAACTAGAAAAAAATTATTACCAAGATGTCAATAAAGATAAACTGGTGAATGGCGCTATTAATGGAATGATTGACTCCCTTGATGATCCATATTCTGACTATATGGACAAAAAGGAAGCCAGCCAATTCCATGAAAGTGTTTCTTCCTCCTTTCAAGGGATTGGAGCAGAAATACAAGAAGAAAAAGGCATGATCAAAATTGTTTCACCGATCAAAGGATCTCCTGCAGAGAAAGCCGGGCTCCGGCCGAATGACCGCATTATGTCAGTGGACGGCAAGAGCTTAGAGGGAATGAGTTCATCGGAAGCCGTTCTGTTGATCAGAGGTGAAAAAGGAACAAAGGTAAAATTGAAAGTACAGCGTGCTGGAACAAAAGAGCCGATGGAAATTACCATTGTACGTGATGACATTCCGATTGAAACGGTCTATGCAGAGATGAAGGATGACAAAATTGCTCATATCCAAATTACGAGTTTTTCTGAACACACAGCCGCTGAATTGAAGGATGCTATTAAGAAAATGGAAGCGAAGGGCATGAAATCCATGATTCTTGATGTGCGGCAAAATCCGGGTGGGCTGCTTGATCAAGCTATTGAGATGACCAATATGTTTGTACCTGAAGGAAAAGTTCTTTTCCAAGTAGAAGATAATCAAGGTAAACGAGAAAAAATGATTTCTGACAATAGTAAGAAAGAGTCTGTGCCTGTAGTGGTTCTAGTCGATAGCGGCAGTGCCAGTGCTTCGGAAATCTTCGCAGCGGCTATGAAAGAATCTGCTGGCGTTCCTCTGATTGGGGAAAAGACATTTGGAAAAGGGACTGTACAAACAGCAGAAGATTTCAAAGATGGTTCAAATATGAAGTTTACAACAGCCAAGTGGCTGACACCGAATGGCAATTGGATTCACAAAAAAGGAATTAAGCCTGATGTTCTAGTTAAACTTCCTGATTATGCTAACTTATCTTATCTCAGTCCTGACAATGAACTGAAACTTGACAGCCTGTCAGAAGAAGTAAAGAACGCTGAGAAAATGCTTGAAGCGCTTGGATATCATCCTGGTAAGGTTGACGGCTTTTTCGATGAAGAAACAGCAGAGGCAGTGAAGGAATTCCAGAAAAAAGCAGACATCAAGCAAACTGGCGTGCTATCAGGTGATACGACTGTGCAGTTGATGAATGATTTAAGAGAAAAAATTCAACAGCATGACACACAGGAAGAAAAAGCGATAGAAATGCTCAAAAAGCAGCAGACCAATGCTGCTTCCTAA
- a CDS encoding GNAT family N-acetyltransferase has protein sequence MLKKRDVHDSHVLFDLMTHPEVFPFVRQKAHSYEEFVFVTKQTIEAEERGELVSRTITDEWGNPIGTINLYDIQDGCGFLGTWLGKPFHGKGYNAPAKEAFFHELFFELDMEAIFMRIRKTNTRSRKAAEKLPYAILANETRSAVYSRINEHDEVFDLFEVSRDLFTFYTLRQQSEAAEEQALEA, from the coding sequence ATGTTAAAGAAGCGCGATGTACATGACAGTCATGTACTATTTGACTTAATGACGCACCCGGAAGTCTTCCCTTTTGTGCGCCAAAAAGCCCACTCCTATGAGGAATTTGTGTTTGTTACAAAGCAAACAATTGAAGCAGAGGAGAGAGGAGAGTTAGTCTCCCGTACAATTACCGACGAATGGGGCAATCCGATCGGTACAATTAATTTATATGATATTCAGGATGGGTGTGGTTTTCTCGGCACATGGCTCGGCAAACCATTTCACGGAAAAGGATACAATGCTCCGGCAAAGGAAGCCTTCTTTCACGAATTATTCTTTGAACTGGATATGGAAGCCATCTTTATGCGGATTCGTAAAACAAATACCCGGTCACGCAAAGCAGCAGAAAAACTTCCTTACGCTATCCTCGCTAATGAAACTCGATCCGCGGTCTATTCCCGCATTAATGAACATGATGAAGTATTTGATCTGTTTGAAGTATCCAGGGATTTGTTTACTTTTTATACTCTGCGCCAGCAAAGCGAAGCGGCAGAAGAACAAGCGTTGGAAGCTTGA
- a CDS encoding M15 family metallopeptidase, whose product MKKAGWVLTAALLLSGCQQMDGAEKDKQTETQEKNKAEKPADQPQEKEAAAGLKLEAAFFNEIKQVNGKAVITNPENMMVLVNKEFSLPGDYTPPDLVRPKVPFSFGEQDIEKSHMRKEAAGALEKMFAAAKQEQIDLFAVSGYRSYKRQVEIMNNQIAKVGTFEKAAQAVAPPGQSEHQTGLTMDISAESVQFDLLQAFETTKEGQWLANNAHKYGFILRYPKGKENVTKYMYEPWHFRYVGIKAAEEIYKHGWTLEEYFDHVQKI is encoded by the coding sequence ATGAAGAAAGCAGGATGGGTACTAACGGCTGCTTTGCTGCTCAGCGGCTGCCAGCAGATGGACGGAGCAGAAAAAGACAAGCAGACAGAAACCCAGGAAAAAAATAAGGCTGAAAAGCCGGCGGATCAGCCGCAGGAAAAGGAAGCTGCTGCCGGTCTAAAGCTTGAAGCCGCTTTTTTTAATGAGATTAAACAAGTAAACGGAAAAGCCGTAATTACAAACCCTGAAAATATGATGGTGCTCGTTAATAAGGAGTTTTCTTTGCCAGGAGACTATACACCGCCAGATTTGGTCCGGCCGAAAGTGCCATTTTCGTTTGGTGAACAAGATATTGAAAAAAGTCACATGAGAAAAGAAGCTGCCGGGGCGCTGGAAAAAATGTTTGCAGCGGCTAAGCAGGAGCAAATTGACTTGTTTGCTGTTTCTGGCTATCGTTCTTATAAACGACAAGTAGAAATCATGAACAACCAAATAGCGAAGGTAGGCACCTTCGAAAAAGCCGCTCAAGCTGTAGCACCACCAGGGCAAAGTGAACATCAGACAGGCCTTACCATGGATATATCAGCAGAAAGTGTCCAATTTGATTTGCTTCAAGCGTTTGAAACAACAAAAGAAGGTCAGTGGCTTGCTAATAATGCTCATAAATACGGATTTATTCTGCGTTATCCAAAGGGAAAAGAGAATGTGACCAAATATATGTATGAACCGTGGCATTTTCGCTATGTTGGCATAAAGGCAGCAGAAGAGATTTACAAGCATGGCTGGACGCTGGAAGAATATTTTGATCACGTTCAAAAAATATAA
- a CDS encoding MATE family efflux transporter, with protein MEQTFTLKQRIKRLMYILIPIFITQLGMFSMNFFDIMMSSRYSADDLAGVAIGSSLWVPVYTGLSGILLAITPIVAQLTGAKKTKEVPFTVMQGIYASVVLAVLVFVIGSIALDPVLNRMSLEGTVREIAKNYIIALSFGLIPVFVYAVLRCFIDALGMTRTSMIITLMSLPLNVLFNYALIFGKWGLPALGGVGAGYASAITYWLIMMIAIFIIHRKQPFNQFQIFHSFPAISLTKWKEILFMGVPIGLSIFFETSIFSAVTLLMSEYSTTVIAAHQVAINFASLLYMLPLSISMSLTIIVGYEVGASRLRNAKIFSWLGVGTAVCFSLLCILLLMLFREQIASFYTKDEEVLSLTIHFLLFAALFQLSDAIQAPVQGALRGYKDVNTTFVMTMISYWVIGLPLGYYLANTTELEAYGYWIGLISGLTAGALTLSTRLLIIQRKHSQADSSISHLHG; from the coding sequence ATGGAACAAACGTTTACCCTTAAACAAAGAATCAAGAGGCTCATGTACATTTTAATTCCTATATTTATCACCCAATTAGGAATGTTCTCTATGAACTTCTTTGATATTATGATGTCCAGCCGCTACTCTGCTGATGACTTGGCTGGCGTAGCCATTGGCTCTTCCTTATGGGTGCCTGTATACACTGGATTAAGCGGCATTCTGCTCGCCATCACGCCAATTGTCGCCCAACTGACCGGTGCTAAAAAGACCAAAGAAGTACCCTTCACAGTAATGCAAGGCATCTATGCCTCTGTTGTGCTGGCGGTCCTTGTTTTTGTGATTGGCAGCATAGCCCTGGACCCTGTTTTAAACAGGATGAGCCTTGAAGGAACTGTAAGAGAAATAGCCAAGAATTATATCATTGCTTTATCATTCGGTCTTATCCCTGTTTTTGTTTATGCAGTCCTCCGTTGTTTCATCGATGCGCTTGGCATGACAAGAACCTCCATGATCATTACGCTGATGTCCTTGCCATTAAATGTACTTTTCAATTATGCTCTTATTTTTGGGAAGTGGGGATTGCCTGCTTTAGGAGGTGTTGGAGCCGGCTATGCATCAGCCATTACTTATTGGTTAATTATGATGATTGCTATCTTTATTATTCACCGGAAGCAGCCATTTAATCAGTTTCAAATTTTTCATTCTTTCCCTGCCATATCATTAACTAAATGGAAAGAAATTTTATTTATGGGCGTGCCGATTGGGCTATCTATCTTTTTTGAAACAAGCATCTTTTCTGCTGTTACTTTGTTGATGAGCGAATATAGCACGACAGTAATTGCCGCTCATCAAGTAGCGATCAATTTTGCCTCCCTTCTCTACATGCTTCCTCTCAGCATTTCTATGAGCCTAACGATTATTGTCGGCTATGAAGTTGGGGCTTCCAGATTGAGAAACGCCAAAATCTTCAGTTGGCTTGGAGTAGGAACGGCCGTCTGCTTCTCGCTATTATGCATCCTTTTACTTATGTTATTCCGTGAGCAGATTGCGTCTTTCTACACCAAAGACGAAGAAGTACTGAGCCTAACGATCCACTTTTTGCTATTTGCGGCTCTGTTTCAGCTATCAGATGCCATTCAAGCTCCTGTTCAGGGAGCCCTCCGTGGCTATAAAGATGTAAATACCACCTTCGTTATGACAATGATCAGTTACTGGGTGATTGGTCTGCCGCTAGGATATTATCTTGCCAATACGACCGAGCTTGAAGCATACGGCTACTGGATTGGTTTAATTTCCGGCTTGACGGCCGGCGCTTTAACACTCTCTACACGCCTGCTTATTATTCAGAGGAAGCACTCTCAAGCCGATAGCTCAATCAGTCATCTTCATGGCTGA
- a CDS encoding SDR family oxidoreductase, translating into MGRKTALITGGSRGIGKWTATILAECGCNIIINYRSSKEAAEKLAVNLSEKFDIKAIAVQGDISKKEDCERLIGHSVEFFGGIDILIHNAGPYVSLRKTMDEYDWDEWQYMINGNLNSVFYLTKLTMPYMRAKTWGRVITFGYDRVETAPGWIYRSAFAAAKAGLASLTRTISIEEAKNGITANMICPGDIADRWKEETIANAKRESSSIVPVGRPGTGEDLARVVSFLVSDDADFITGSMIPVTGGQDVLGKIYHANYDSHV; encoded by the coding sequence ATGGGGAGGAAAACGGCACTGATTACAGGCGGTTCAAGAGGAATTGGCAAGTGGACAGCAACTATTCTTGCTGAATGCGGATGCAATATAATCATTAATTACCGTTCAAGCAAGGAAGCCGCAGAAAAATTGGCGGTTAATTTATCAGAAAAGTTTGATATTAAGGCTATCGCGGTACAGGGAGATATTTCAAAAAAAGAGGACTGTGAACGATTGATTGGCCACTCTGTCGAATTTTTCGGCGGGATAGATATCTTGATACATAATGCAGGCCCCTATGTCTCTCTGCGAAAAACGATGGATGAATACGATTGGGACGAATGGCAATACATGATCAATGGGAATTTAAACAGTGTCTTTTATTTAACAAAGCTAACGATGCCCTACATGCGTGCCAAAACGTGGGGAAGGGTCATTACATTCGGGTATGACCGGGTGGAAACGGCGCCAGGATGGATTTATCGTTCAGCCTTTGCCGCGGCAAAAGCCGGCCTTGCATCTCTTACAAGAACAATCTCCATAGAAGAAGCAAAAAATGGAATCACTGCTAATATGATTTGTCCTGGCGATATTGCCGATCGTTGGAAAGAAGAGACAATTGCAAACGCAAAGCGTGAAAGCAGCTCTATTGTTCCGGTTGGCCGGCCAGGAACAGGAGAAGATCTCGCCAGAGTGGTTTCTTTTCTCGTCTCTGATGATGCCGATTTTATTACCGGCAGCATGATACCGGTTACTGGCGGACAAGACGTTCTCGGGAAAATTTATCACGCAAATTATGATAGCCATGTATAA
- a CDS encoding PAS domain S-box protein: MENFENDLLFSNAFHHSGIGMALVGLDGKWLKVNHAMCKLTGYDEEELLQITFKDITHPDDLQIDLTHVNELIRGESRSYQMVKRYFHKNGQVITVLLTSSIVCDQENKPLFFISQIQDITEQKKVRLN, from the coding sequence ATGGAAAATTTCGAGAATGATTTACTGTTTTCTAATGCTTTTCATCATTCCGGCATAGGAATGGCTCTTGTGGGTCTTGATGGAAAATGGTTGAAGGTTAATCATGCGATGTGTAAATTAACAGGGTACGATGAGGAAGAATTACTCCAAATTACCTTTAAAGATATTACTCATCCGGATGATTTACAAATTGATTTGACACATGTTAATGAACTGATTCGCGGAGAGAGCCGTTCTTACCAAATGGTGAAACGATATTTTCACAAGAACGGACAGGTTATTACGGTTTTATTAACTTCTTCTATCGTTTGTGATCAGGAGAATAAGCCGCTCTTCTTTATTTCTCAAATCCAAGATATTACCGAACAGAAAAAAGTGAGACTGAACTAA
- a CDS encoding CAP domain-containing protein — MNKKVVVSLAASLTLFASPFVNKTEAAQVSQPTVKVQCQTGQVVVPKEVYQQLAQGNISLQWILKNYGLTAQQPTQQVPSTKPEAKPAPTTKPEAKPAPTTKPAPSTKPETKPTQTTAGLSAFEQQVIDLTNNERQKAGLQPLKADSELSSVARKKSEDMLAKNYFSHTSPTYGSPFDMMKKFGITYRTAGENIAKGQRTPAEVVKAWMESPGHRANILNKDYTHIGVGYVENGNIWTQMFVGK; from the coding sequence ATGAACAAAAAAGTAGTTGTTTCATTGGCAGCCTCATTAACATTGTTTGCTTCTCCATTTGTAAATAAAACAGAAGCAGCACAAGTTTCACAGCCAACAGTGAAAGTTCAATGCCAGACTGGACAAGTAGTAGTTCCTAAAGAAGTATATCAACAATTAGCTCAAGGAAATATCAGTTTGCAATGGATTTTGAAAAACTATGGCCTGACAGCACAACAACCGACACAACAAGTGCCGTCAACAAAACCAGAAGCAAAGCCGGCACCAACAACGAAGCCAGAAGCAAAACCAGCACCAACAACAAAACCAGCGCCATCAACAAAGCCAGAAACAAAACCAACACAAACAACAGCTGGATTAAGTGCGTTCGAACAGCAAGTAATTGATCTTACAAATAATGAGCGCCAAAAAGCTGGATTGCAGCCTTTAAAAGCTGATAGTGAGTTAAGCTCAGTAGCTAGAAAGAAATCAGAAGATATGCTGGCAAAAAATTATTTCTCACACACTAGTCCAACATACGGCTCTCCATTTGATATGATGAAGAAATTTGGTATTACTTACCGCACAGCAGGAGAAAATATTGCTAAAGGACAACGCACACCTGCAGAGGTAGTTAAAGCTTGGATGGAAAGCCCTGGCCACCGTGCGAATATTTTGAATAAGGATTACACGCATATTGGTGTTGGCTATGTAGAGAACGGAAACATCTGGACACAAATGTTTGTTGGAAAATAA